The DNA region AGAACCATTTTTGAGTTCTTTTTCAATTTTTTGGTAGGGGAAAAATTCTACCTCTTTAAAATAGCCGGTAATAGAAGGAGCAATTTTTAGTTTAATTTCTACATTTTGCTCCGTGTCAAACCAAATGTTGGGCGATTTCGCCAGTTTGTCATCAATAGCAACAGGTGCAAAAGTTTGAGCATGGGTACGTACTTGATCAATACGCCCAAGCGAGAATTTCATAAAAGTGTTCCAGCTATTTAGTGCAATTAAGTACCAAAATCCGTCAAATAGGGCTATTTTCAAGGGGCGCAGTTCACGGCTCCAGGCCCGTTTGGTTTGGGATTTATAATAAACATCTATATATTGGTGTTTTAAAATGGCCTGTTCTAATTTTTCCAAAATGTTGGGAGAAATGCTGTGCCACATGCGCGGCATTTTAATAAAGTAGATATCTTGCGGATTGGGGCGCACAAATTGTTCGGTCAGCCGTTTAAAACTGGCGTGCCAATTGGGGCCCAAAGATTCGGCTAACTGCCCGGTAAGGGCAAGGAGTGCTTTATCCCGCGCGGAAAGCGGCATTTTACGTAGCGAAAATCCTTCCGCAAAGCCGTACCGCCCTGCACTAATCTCTGCCAATGGAAACCCGGCGCGTTCTATTTCGTGCAGATCGCGCTGCAAAGTGCGGGCGGAAAAGCCGAGTTCTTTGGCCTCTTGCGTGAGTGTGATGCGGCCTTTATCTAACTTGTTAAGTAGATACAAAATACGGGTGAATTTATGTAGCGTGGCGGCCTTAATCATAATGTTATTATATTCTATTTCCTTTTCTGTGCCAATAATGTTACAATTTGCGTAAGGGATTTATCCCTTGTAAATTTGTGATTTATTTTAGGAAGCTTGGCTAAGGGCTAAGCAGAGCTGGCGGACTTGTCCGTCGGCACTTTGGAATCCTCAAAATAATCGTTCTTGTCTGTCCCGTTGAGGGGTGGACGGGCGGCGGTTATATGGGTTATTCCAAAGGCTCACGTAACGCGCCGCCTTTTTATTTGTCCGTTGAATATAGGATAGCAAAGTAGCGCGACAAGTGAGTTGTCGCACAGATTTGATAGGATGGAAATATATTTTGAAGTAAAAGGGGAAAACATGCAAGAATATAGTCAAGAAAAACTCAATGAGGCTGTAGAGGAACAAGTCAACGAATTCCAAAAAAATAATAAGAAACCGTCTGTTTTACTGATGGGGCAAACGGGAACTGGAAAAACTACCGCTGCGACGGAATACATCTTTGGAACTGCCGAAGTGGGAGATGGTGCAAAACCATGCACGATAGGTATTAAATGGTACGATGGTAAAAACATCAATATTTATGATAGTGAAGGGTATGAAATCGGGAAACAGGAACATTACCGGGAGCTTGTTATGGATGGTTTCTTGAAAGATCCGT from Elusimicrobiaceae bacterium includes:
- a CDS encoding WYL domain-containing transcriptional regulator, whose translation is MIKAATLHKFTRILYLLNKLDKGRITLTQEAKELGFSARTLQRDLHEIERAGFPLAEISAGRYGFAEGFSLRKMPLSARDKALLALTGQLAESLGPNWHASFKRLTEQFVRPNPQDIYFIKMPRMWHSISPNILEKLEQAILKHQYIDVYYKSQTKRAWSRELRPLKIALFDGFWYLIALNSWNTFMKFSLGRIDQVRTHAQTFAPVAIDDKLAKSPNIWFDTEQNVEIKLKIAPSITGYFKEVEFFPYQKIEKELKNGSLLISCKTANFMQVLPQIQRWLPHIEVISPDELAQALHKQLENYLKQMP